GATTGTGCATGGAAGAGGGATGGACCATGCCCAGGGTGTGCCGATGATCGCGGGTCTGATACAGCATCTGCTTCAGATCAGCCAGGGTATAGACACCCTGGTCATAGAACCGCTTGGCCAGAGTAATCGCGTTACCATTACGGGTCAGAGTCAGGGAGGTGACTGTTGGGATGGGCTGATTATCCACACCGCCAAGGGTCAGCCAGAGGGGCATCCCGGCAGGCATTTGAGCTGCATCCAGATAGCCCCCCTGAATGCCATCGGTAATCCCACGCCAGTTGCTCTCCCGGACCAGGGAGACTTCATCCAGGCCATGCTTGGCGAAGAACCCCTTCTCCTGAGCAATGGCCAGAGGCGCACAGGCGGTCAGGGGCAGGAAGCCAATTTCCAGATTGACTTTCTCCAAACCATGCCGGGAAACAGCGACTTGTTTTTTAGCCCGAATTTTCTTGACGCGCTTCTGCTGGTTCAGGAAATAGATCATTTCACTCCGCAGACTGTAGTAGCTTGGATGTTCGACCACATCCATGCGTTTGCGCGGTCTGGGGATATCCACCTCCAGAATCTGACCAATCTTCGATTCGGGACCATTAGTGAGCATGACGATGCGATCGGAGAGCAACACGGCCTCATCCACGTCATGGGTCACCATCACAGCCGTAACCTGATTTTCCTCACAGATTTGCATCAGTTGCTCTTGCAGATTGCCACGGGTGAGGGCATCCAATGCGCCAAAGGGTTCATCCAGCAGCAACAGTTTTGGACGAATAGAGAGGGCTCGGGCGATCGCGACCCGCTGCTTCATACCTCCCGATAACTGGGCTGGTAGCTTATCCGCAGCGTGGCGCAGACCTACCATATCGATATGATGTTCGACAATTGCCCGGCGCTCACCCGCAGGCAAATCCTTCATGACTGCATTAACCGCCAGGGCAATATTTTCGCGCACGGTGCGCCAGGGTAGTAGGGAATAGTTCTGAAACACCACCATGCGATCGGGGCCGGGTTTGGTGATGCGTCGTCCTTCCAGGGTGACGACTCCTTCTGAGGGCAGATCCAAACCAGCAATCATATTCAGCAGGGTGGACTTCCCACAACCAGAGTGACCAATCAGTGACACGAACTCACCCTTTTTGATCTGGAGGTCGATGCCTTTCAGCGCAATATATTGTCCTCCACCGGTCAAATTAAACACTTTATTGATTTGATCAACCGCAACAAAGATGCTCATCTGCTCTCCCATGAATGCTTTTTATTGGATAGTTCGTCACCTGAGTTGTCATTTGGCAGTTTGTTGATGAGTGCCCATGACTTGGATTGCAATTGTCATTGGTCATTTGGCAGTTTGTTGATGAGTACCAATGACCAATGACTACTTCTGTTCTTCGGGTAGAATCAGGGTTTGGACGTAGGCGATCGCTTTATCCAGGATTAGACCCACCAGACCGATGTAGACAAGGGCAATAATGACTTCGCTCACATAGTTGTTTTGATAAGCATCCCAGATGAAGAATCCAATTCCGACAATGCCAGACATGACAATTTCAGCGGCAATAATCGCCAACCAGGCTAGACCAATTCCAATGCGAAGACCCGTAAAAATGTAGGGAAGTGCAGCCGGAATCAACACATTGAAGAAGTAATCTCGCTTCGTTAATTGCAAAACTCGCGCAACATTTTTGTAGTCCTGGGGAATTTGTTTGACCCCAACAGCCGTGTTAATCAGAATCGGCCAGATTGCCGTGATGAAGATAACGAATAGCGCCGCTGGTTCATTCTGGCGCAGAGCTGCCAGAGAGATCGGAACCCAGGCCAAAGGGGGGACTGTCCGCAAGAGCTGAAAGAGGGGATCCAGGGCTTTCGACATCACTTTGCTGGTTCCGACGAGAATACCCAGGCCAATCCCCACGATCGCTGCCAGGGAGTAGCCGATCGCCACCCGTTGCAAACTGGCCAGGATTTGCCAGCCGAGACCTTTGTTTGTTCCACCCAGGTCAAAGAAGGGCCAGACAATGAATACCCAGGTTTTCTGTACCACCTGAATTGGACCCGGCAAGGTAGCTCCGGGGGTCCAGGAAAACAGTTGCCAGATTAGCAGGAACACGGCAATGCCAGCGATCGGCGGGACCAGTTCGGGAAATTGCTTTCCCAGTTTGACGAATAAAGCATTTGATAGGGTACCATTCGTCGATCGTTTCTGTACGGTCACCATAAATCAAGATCTCCTGAGTAGGTTTTTGGTTTGGTCATTAGGTATTAGGCATTAGGGATTGGATTAATCCCCTTTAGGCAGGGGTGGCCCGCAGGGCCGGGGTGGGTCATGACTAAATGGCCACCCGCTTAATCACCAAACTTTTTAAGTAAGCTGTGGGATCTGCAGGATCAAACTGGATGCCATCGAAGAAGGTTTCCACACCACGGGAGGTGTCCTTGGGAATCTCTGCTGCAGCTACCCCTAGTTCCTGAGCTGCTTCCCGCCAGAGATCTTCCCGATTCACCTGGTCGATTAATGCCTTAGCTTCGTCCAGAATGCTCAGCGGGAGGAACCCCCAACGCACACTCTCCGTTAAGAACCAGAGATCGTGACTCTTATAGGGATAGGACACACTACCCTGGCTATCTGTCCAGTAGCGAACCGCCATGGATTTGTCATTAATGATGCGGCCATCCCCCATGTCGTACTTGCCCATCAGGGGGTCGAGCAACACATCGACAGGCAAGTTGAAGTACTGGCGATCGGAGAGGATGCGGGCCAATTCTTCCCGATTCTCATCCCGATCGCACCATTGCTGGGCCTCCATGACGGCTTTCAAGATGGCCTTTGTTGCTTTGGGATGCCGCTCTACCCAGTCAGACCGCAGAGCCAGATACTCTTCGGGATGGTTTTTCCAGATTTCAGCGGTGAGCGCCGACAGGAAACCAACCTTATCTTTGACAATCCGATAAGGCCAGGGGTCCCCTGTGCTGAAGGCATCCATGGTGCCAGTTTTCATGTTGGCCACAGTCTGCGCCGCCGGAACGGTCAGGAGCTTCACATCCCGATCGGGGTCAATGCCTCCAGCCGCCAACCAGTAGCGAATCCAGAAATCCTGATTCGCCTGGGGGAACGTATAGGCAGCCGTGAACTGGGAACCAGTCGCCTTAAGCTGACCAAACAGGGATTTGGTACTGGCTAACTGGAGGCCAATCCCTTTACCCAGATGCTTACCTGCGATCGCAATCCCGTTCCCCTGGGTATTTAATTTGAGCACCAGGGCCATCGGAATCGGTCGATTCCCTTTGGTAATTTTGCCTGTCGTCAAGCCATAGGGCATGGGCATCTGCCACTGCCCTCCATCTACCCCTCCCCCCTGGGAGCCAATTTCCACATTATCCCTGGCTGCTCCCCAGTTAGCCTGCTTCGCCAGTTCCACCTGGGCCATGCCGTACTTGGCGAACAAGCCTTTGTGGAAGGCAATGATTAAGGGGGCAGCTTCAACAATCGGCAGATAACCCAATTTGACCGTTGCCGTCTCAGGAGCCTGAGCCGGATTCACATTGGCAGCCTGGGCTGTTTGTTGAGGTGCGGTCATCCCCGCTTGCCTCAACACCTCATCCGGTGGATTCCCCAAACAACCTTTCAATAAAACAGAACTGCTTGCCGCTGCTCCTGCAGTGAGCAAAAAGCGTCGTCTTGATAAGAAATTAAATACATTGTCCATAGGGTTTCTCCAGATGAACTGAATTGTGATGGCGGTTAGAAGCGTTGTCAGAGCTCAGCCAGCACAGACAAACAGGCCAACCAACCTGTCTGCTCCCTGCGAAGCCAGCAGATATGCATGGGCAAGGCTTTCTGACCCTGGAAGTCAGGTCTCAAAAGCACCCAATTATTCAGCTCTGAAAATTTTTCTAAGTTGACTGTTGTGGGAATCAACTTACGTTTTCTTTCTAGAATTAAATTATCATCTTTTCAGTTCTTGAAAAGGCTTGATAAGTTTAATCAGAAAATAGATTCTCAATCATATTGATAAGTATTTATTGTATGAATCCCTGTTGAGAGTATTCGTTTTCAATATGATAGAGCTAACTCAATCGATCGACTCAATTTAACTTAATACCTATTCCAGATATAGCTTTGGCCAGAAAGGATAGGACGCTTAACTGCCGGGTCCAGATAGCCTTTCTGACTTGCCGCCGCCAAGCTTTGCATCGGCTACGGCTATAAGATTCATGGTTGATAAAACCGATCAGTTCATGCCTAATATTGATTTCCTAAACCAGGCTTCTGAGTAGATTTCTCTGTGATTTAATCCAAGAGTTTATAGAAAGCATCGCATTAAATTGATGCATGGATTTGAAAGCATTGCATGGGCCTTTCAGTAACCATCAATAAGTATCTATGAGTTAATCATAAATGCCCCTTTCTACTAGTCGGAAAGCTGGGGGGCAAATCAAGGGGCCAAGGTGATCGGCGACAATATTGCAGCATCTTGACTGGCCGGGAGTTGCCGTCGCCATTCCTGAATGCCCCCTTTCAGGACCACAAATTTCAAGCCCGTTGCTTGCAATAACTTGTATGCTTTAACCGATCGTGCACCAGCGGTGCAGTACAGAACCAGCGTTGGGTCCGCCCCACCTTTCTGGGCGGCTTTGGCGATCGCCTTGATCTGGATGACCCCAAAGCCCATTTCCAGGTCACTCAGAGGCACTAGTTCACTATTCCCGATGCGGTCTTCGTCATGCTCCTCCGGCGATCGCACATCCACCAGAACCACAGGCTTCAGTTTCCCCTGCTGCAGGTCGGCTACCGTCACCTGAGGTGTACTGAGACTGGCAATGTAGGTGGGGATGTCCATCTGGTTGGAGTAAGCCGCTATTGCCAATCCGCCGGTTCCCAAAGCCGCCAACCCCACCACGACCAACCCAGGATACAGACGACGCCATACTTGACGAGACAGTTTAGGGAACATAGGTCATTTTTCTCCGAAACGGATGGATGAGTTGTTGCAGATAGCTGGATGGGACAGGCTCGGCAATGCCATAGCGATCGGGCCTGTAGTGGCGCGGCAGGTAGAGGGTCCCGCCCAACCAATCCACCAGGGGAAGTTGGGCCGCAAAGTTTTTGTTGTACCGCCCAGGGTCGCTGCTGTGGTGGCAATGATGGGCTTCTGGGGTCATGATTATCCACTTGAGAACCCCACAGTCAACCTTTAAATTGGCATGGATAAAGAAAGCGATCGCAGCCGAGATCAGCACATAGGCTGCAAAAGTTTCCTGGGAAAATCCCAACAGTAATAGAGGGACCAGTTGAAAGACTTTGGTAAAGACCTGATCCAGGGGATGAACCTTGACCGCAGCCAGCCAATCGAGTTCCTTGGCACTGTGATGCACCTGGTGAAACCGCCACAACCAGGGCACGCAATGGAGCAGGCGATGGGCAAAGTAATAGCCGATGTCTGCAACCAACATGGCTTCGAACAACTGGAGCCAAATCGGTTGGGTCGCAATGGGAACAGCGACGATCGACTTTTGTTGCAGCATCAGCACCGAGACCGCCAAGGTAATCAGCATCCCCGCCCCCCGGCCAATGCAGTAGCCCGTGAAGTAGTAGATCACATCTGTCCACCACCCGAAACGCAGGATAGGCTGACGCCGCAGACCCAGCCACCGTTCCAGAGGGATGAAAATCAGAGCCAGGAGGCAGAATCCACCGATCGCGTGAAAGAACATGCTTGATACCCAATTGTCTCGCTAGAGAGTTGCCTGCGTCTGAGGGCATGGCACTATCCTTACTTAAATTCACGCTCTTCTGGGGGATTACGGAGGGGTGCGTGTCACCTTATTGGTAGAAAAATCAGGCATACCTGCCAAGAGCTTGAACTAGCTACGGCACGTTAAGTCTTTTATTTTTCTCTGTAGAAGGTGACACGCACCCATTACGGAGAGCGGCCCTAACATCTCCTCAGGATTACCATAGAAGAAATTCAATTAATACCATTAGCCCCAGATAATCTTTTAATCATAGAGTCTAATTAACTGATTTAATTGACATAAATAATCATTGAATTCAACAAGAAATCATAAGCAAAACTTAGAAGTGATATCGCTAATTTTATTGGTTTGTAAGGCTTTTCGGAATCCATGAAGAAGCAAATTGATGTCATACTTTTTGATAATTAAGAAATGTTGAACTGTCCCTATAAAAATCAATTAAGACCAGGGCAGCTCAAAGGAACTTTTCTTTTAATTGTGAATTTCCTGAGTTTTTTAGAGGCAATAACCGATGGCCCAATTGTTACTACAGACCATCTGGCTCATACCTTGTTATGCCCTGCTGGGCACGGTTCTGTCCGTCCTGTGGTTTCCTTCTATGATCCGCAGGACAGGTCCCCGACCTGCCGGATATGTCAATTTGTTGATGACATGCTTGGCCTTGCTCCATAGCGTTTTAAGCCTGTCTGCCATCTGGGGACAGCCTGCCCAGGAGTTCTTGCTTCCCTGGTTGCAGGTGGCCAATCTGGATTTAACCCTGCCTATTTTGCTTTCTCCCACCACCGTAGGGGCCTGTGTGGTAATTACGGGCATCAACCTGCTGGCGCAAGTGTATGCCGTGGGTTATATGGAGATGGATTGGGGTTGGGCCAGATTTTACTCCCTGCTGGCCCTATTTGAAGCGGGAATGTGTACGCTGGCCCTCTGTAATTCCCTCTTCTTCAGTTACATTGTGCTGGAGATCCTGACCCTGGGGACCTATCTGCTGGTAGGCTTCTGGTTCAACCAATCCCTGGTGGTTACGGGTGCGCGGGATGCATTTCTGACCAAGCGGGTCGGGGATCTGTTCCTGCTGATGGGGGTGATTGCGCTGCTCCCACTGGCTGGAACCTGGAACTTTACTGAACTGGCCGATTGGTCTCAGACGGCCCAGGTCGATCCCACCGTGATGGCCCTGGTCAGTCTGGCCTTAATTGCCGGTCCCATGGGCAAATGTGCCCAGTTTCCCCTTCACCTGTGGCTGGACGAGGCCATGGAAGGTCCTCTACCCAGTACCATTTTGCGGAACTCGGTGGTTGTGGCCACAGGAGCCTGGGTTCTGATTAAACTGCAACCGGTGCTGGCCCTTTCGCCGATCGCCATGGTGGCCCTGATCTTCATCGGTGGCTTAACCGCCGTCGGGGCATCCTTGATTGCGATCGCCCAGATTGATATCAAGCGCACCCTCTCCTATGCCGTCAGCGCTTACATGGGGTTGGTCTTCATTGCTGTGGGCACCCAACAGACGGAAGCGGCGTTTCTGCTGACCCTGACCCATGCACTGGCTATGTCCCTGCTGGTCATGAGCATCGGTTCCATCATCTGGAATAGCGTCACCCAGGATTTGACCCAATTGGGGGGTCTGTGGTCGCGCCGACCCATTTCAGGATTGGCCTTTCTCACAGGGCTGGCAGGTTTAGTGGCCTTTCCTCCCTTAGGCAGTTTTTGGGCCTTACTGAAACTGGCAGACGGTCTCTGGAGCACACAACCCTGGCTGGTTGGATTACTTCTGTTCGTCAATGGCATGACTGCGTTTAGCCTGACCCGGGTCTTCAGCCTTGTTTTTGGGGGGCAGGCTAAGCAGATGGCGCAACGATCGCCCGAAATTCACTGGCCCATGGCTTTTCCCATGGTGGTGTTACTGGGCTTCACCCTGCATCTACCTCTGGTGCTACAGGCATTTGACCTTCTCCCCCACTGGGCAACGCTGAATACCGATGTGGCTCTGCTGTTGATCTGGTCTACCCTCTCTGGTATCAGCATTGGGGGAGTTGTTTATCTGGGAACCGCTGTGCCCAAGCCGGTGCAACTGCCTTGGGTAGCTCTGCAGGAGTTGCTGGCCTATGACTTCTATACAGCCAGATTCTATCGCCTGAGCATTGTGTTTGCGGTTGATCTGGTCTCTCGTCTGACCGCCTGGTTCGATCGCTACATTGTCGATGGCCTGGTCAACCTGTTTGGCCTGGTCACCCTGCTGAGTGGGCAGAGCCTGAAGTACAGCACTTCAGGCCAGGGACAGTTCTACATCCTAACTATTTTGCTGGGCATCGGCCTGGTCGCTGTCCTGGTCTTTACGTTCTGAGGATCACTGTTAGTTGGAGGCGTTGTACGCAACAGTTCTCTGCCCAATCCTATCAACCCCAATTTTGAATTAATGAATGGATCCCTATGCTGAGCCTCTTGATCTGGCTTCCTATTTTTGGTGCCCTCCTGGTAGCCCTCTGGCCGGGAAAGGCCACGACTGGATCGATCCGATGGGTGGCTCTGGCGATCGCCACGCTCACCCTGCTCTGGACCGGCTTCTTAATGGCCCGCTTCGACTTCGAGCTGGCTGGGTTGCAAATGCAGGAAACCCTGCCCTGGATTGATGCCCTCGGTTTGACCTATGGGCTGGGAATAGATGGTCTGTCCCTGCCCTTGTTGGCCTTAAACAGTTTTTTGATCTGGATTGTAATTTTTGGAACCAACGCGCAAATAGCCCGACCGCGTCTGTTCTACTCCCTGGTTCTGATCGTGTCCGGTGCGATCGCAGGAGCATTTCTGGCCCAGAACTTGCTGCTGTTTGTCCTCTTCTATGAGCTGGAATTGATTCCTCTCTATCTGATGATTGCCGTCTGGGGCGGGGCCAAACGGGACTATGCCGCCATGAAGTTCCTGCTCTACACCGCTGTCTCTGGGGTTCTGGTACTGGTCGGTTTCCTGGGCATTACCTGGCTGAGTGGGTCTTCCAGCTTTGACTACAATGCCGTCTCCCCCAGTGACTTACCCTTAACAGTCCAGCTGATTCTACTTACCCTGATCCTGATTGGCTTTGGGATTAAGACTCCGCTGGTGCCCCTGCATACCTGGTTGCCCGATGCTTATGTGGAAGCATCCCCGCCTGTGGCTATTTTGCTCGGTGGCATCCTGGCGAAGTTGGGCACCTACGGGCTGGTTCGTTTCGGTCTGCAACTGTTTCCAGAATCCTGGTCGCTGGTGTCGCCGGGATTGGCCATCATCGGTGTGTTCAGTGTCCTCTATGGTGCTCTGACAGCGATTTCCCAGCGCGATATTAAACGGATGGTCGCCTACAGCTCGATCGGTCACATGGGCTATGTCCTGGTGGCCTGCGCCGCTGGAACCGAGTTGAGCCTGTTGGGCGCGATCGGTCAGATGGTCAGCCACGGTTTGATTCTGGCTGTTCTCTTCTACCTGGTTGGGGTGATTGAGACCAAGGTCGGAACCCGGGATCTGGATGTGCTGAATGGTCTTCTCAATCCGGTTCGAGGTTTACCGATGGTTAGTGCCCTGTTGATTCTGGCAGGCATGGCGAGCGCTGGAATTCCTGGCTTGGTCGGATTCATTGCCGAGTTTCTGGTTTTCCAGGGCAGTTTCCCCGTCTTCCCCGTAGCAGCTCTCCTGTGCGTGCTGGCCAGCGGTTTGACCGCTGTCTATTTTGTGATTCTGCTCAATCGGACCTGCTTCGGCAAGCTCAATAATGCCACCGCCTATTATCCCCGGGTTACCTGGCTGGAACAGGCTCCGGCCCTAATCCTGGTGGCCATCATCTGCTTCCTGGGGGTACAACCCTCCTGGCTACTGCGCTGGAGTGAACCCACAGCCGCCGCGCTGATTTCTACCCTGCCGCCGGGCAGTACCCAGACGATCGCCCAATCCCCTTCACCTGGACAGCCCTGATCCTCCTCAATCCCATGGCGGACTGGCATTTCATGCAACGCCTCTATCTGAATCCTCTACCAAATATTTCCCATGACAACAGCAATTCTGAACCAGGCCACTATCCCTGCCTCGAAACATGAATACGCTGACATCATCCATCGCCTGGAAGCAGGTGGATCGATGCTGCCAGATACCCCAGAGAATCTGATGCAGATCATTGGCATTTACAAAGCCTATGCAGTGCCCATGGATTTCTACTGGCGGGATCTGCTCTATATTGCTGAGCGTGTATTTCTCGACCCCTTCCCCTTCTTTAAGTACTTCCTGCCCCAGGAATACCTGGACCTGCATAACCACTATGCCGGAGACGATGCCGATCTGAGGATTTGGCGGGGACCTGCGACAGCCCATCCGGAATTGCTCGCCTTTATGGAAAAAGGGGAGACTTTCAAGATGCCCCGCCTCTTCCATCACCTCTGGCACGATCGCATCAATATGGAATTTGCCGAAGCTTGTATGCGGGCAATGCTCTGGCACCGCCACATGTATGCTCCTGTGAATCAGTTTGATGCCTATCTGGATAGTGACGAATACCGGGCAAATGCCGATCGGGCTATCCGGGCTTACTTCAAGTACAACCCAGTGATGCTGGGTCTCTATCAACTGTTCCCAGAGATGTTCCTGGAGCAATGTCGGCAGATGTCCTACTATGCCAACCTGGGCCTGTTCTGGGAGGTGATGGCTCCTGTATTTTTCGAGATGTCTGACCTCTACGACGAAGGGGGATTCAAAGGCGTCCCGGATGCCATGAACTTCCTGGTGAATGGGATTTTTGCGATCGCCGGTCGTCCTATTTATCACCATGCCTATATTCGGGGTGAATGTTACGAAATCATCCCCAAATCCAAGGGCTTTACCTGGTTGTATGAGGCTGCGCTGCCTTATGTCGAGGCTGTGTTTTACCGCACCGCTCCCTTCCGGGGCACCAAATCCTACAATGCTCAAGCCAAACAGGTGCCGGATGACCAGAAAGATTTCCACTACGGCATTCTCTATGCGGATGTCTTCCCGGTCGGCACGGCTGGGATTCCACCGACGCTGCTGATGCAGGATATGCTCCACTTCCTGCCTCCCTATCTGGTGGAGTATTACCAGCAGCATTGCCGGGGTGAGGACGATGTGTTGATTCAGTTAGGGATCAGTTTTCAGCGATCGATGTATAACGTCACCTCAGCCGTGATTCAGGCCTTGCGAACCGCCCTCCTGTATCCCCTGGATGACCCCAATCCCAGGCACCTGATGGCCAATCGTCAGTTTTTCGAGGCCCAAATGGATCGCTTCAACCGGCCAGAAGCTCGTTTGCGGATGATTCAAAATCAGGATTACCGATAAAGGGTCAGGGCTGGCCTTGGGGTCGGCCCTTGACTGGTTCCAGCTTGAAAACAGGGGAAAGTTCAGGGGATTCCTGCCCAGGATGCTTATCTCTGGGCTTTTTACCAAGCCCAGAAGATTACTGAATCTGCAATTTGGCTATCAGGGGAAATTCGTGGAATCACCGAGTTCATTGACGACGATCACAGGGCAATCTAGGCTCAATCACAGAAATTTTCTGGTGAAAGACTGAAGATTAATATCGAGCCAATTCACCTCTGTTGTGTCCTATGCTGCTTAACTTGCTACCTTCGGCCATTGTTGAACTGTATGCCTCTACCCTGGCAACAGGCAAGCTGACCCTGGCCGATCGCTATGGTCTATTCGCTGCCCTGATGGACAATTCCCTCAGCTCAGAAGAATTCAAGATGATTGATCGGGTCCTTTATGGGCTGCGTCGGGGACACATTCAGGTAGTGGACGATTTGTCTACTGTGCAGTAACCTTGTATCTGCTGTAACTTATTGCTATCTTCAGGGGGTGATGGAGTCATGGAAACCTTGGTTCACAACAAATTAATCCAATTCTTGCAGGACGATCTGGCCGTCCCTGCAGACTCTATCTCCCTGGCACTCCAACATTCTGAGCAAATGACCGGCTTGTTGCCGATGATTCTCTGGCAGTATGGCCTGATTTCTCTGGTTCAACTGGAGCGAATCTTTGACTGGCTTGAAACCAATCGCCCCTTGCCCCAAGAGCTTTAGAGCCCGGAGAGCGTTGTGATCGCTGCCAGCAATTCAGCCAGATTGACCGGTTTATTTAAGTGAATCTGAAAACCGGCCTGGAGCGATCGTTGCTGGTTGTCTGCTCCAGCGTAGGCTGTGAGCGCGATCGCCGGAATTCCCCCCCCCTGTTCTGGCTTGAGCGTTCTAATCCGACCCATAAGGGTATAGCCATCCTGGTCAGGCATCCCAATGTCGCTAATTAACACGTCAAAAGGGGAAGATTGGTGCAGGGCCGTCACTGTCCAAATTGCTTCCTCTGCGCTTCCCACTGCCACAACTTCCAATCCATGGGTTTGTAGCATCTGAACCATAAGTTGACGTGCATCTATCTCATCATCCACTAGCAGAATCCGCAACGCAGCCAGTTCGGATGAACTATTTAAACGGGAAGCCTCCCTTTCAGGGACTGTCCGCCGCAGGTGACTCTGCTGCTCGACGGCTATCAGGGGCAACGTCACCATGAATGTGGCTCCTTTCCCCTCCCCCTCACTCCTGGCCTGAATTGTCCCACCATGGAGTTCAACGAGCTGGCGCACGATCGCCAGTCCCAACCCCAATCCACCGTACGATCGGGTAATGGAACTATCCGCCTGCCGGAAGCGATCAAACACATAGGGCAGAAATTCTGGACTGATCCCTTTGCCTGTATCACAAATTTCCAGTTGAGCGTAGCGTGCCTGACCAGAGATCATCTTCGGATCCGATGTTTTCTGGTTTGGCAGGCACTGAGCTTCCCTGGTGGCAGATCCCATCACCAGAGATAACCGTACCGCCACCTGTCCTCCTTCAGGAGTGAACTTAATCGCATTGGACAGCAGGTTCCAGACCACCTGCTGCAAGCGATCGAGATCCCCTGCAACCAGCCCCATCTGCCGATCTAGAACAGTCTGTAACTGGATTCTTTTGGCCTCTGCCGCCGGACGAACGG
The DNA window shown above is from Leptolyngbya sp. 'hensonii' and carries:
- a CDS encoding nitrate ABC transporter ATP-binding protein (This model describes the ATP binding subunits of ATP-binding cassette (ABC) transporters for nitrate transport, or for bicarbonate transport, in bacteria and archaea.); translation: MSIFVAVDQINKVFNLTGGGQYIALKGIDLQIKKGEFVSLIGHSGCGKSTLLNMIAGLDLPSEGVVTLEGRRITKPGPDRMVVFQNYSLLPWRTVRENIALAVNAVMKDLPAGERRAIVEHHIDMVGLRHAADKLPAQLSGGMKQRVAIARALSIRPKLLLLDEPFGALDALTRGNLQEQLMQICEENQVTAVMVTHDVDEAVLLSDRIVMLTNGPESKIGQILEVDIPRPRKRMDVVEHPSYYSLRSEMIYFLNQQKRVKKIRAKKQVAVSRHGLEKVNLEIGFLPLTACAPLAIAQEKGFFAKHGLDEVSLVRESNWRGITDGIQGGYLDAAQMPAGMPLWLTLGGVDNQPIPTVTSLTLTRNGNAITLAKRFYDQGVYTLADLKQMLYQTRDHRHTLGMVHPSSMHNLLLRYWLAAGGIDPDYDVELKTIPPAQMVADLKAGSIDGYCVGEPWNIRAAVEECGFTIATDLEIWHGHPGKVLGVREDWANAHPNTHIALVKALLEACRYCANPDNAEEIRFILARREYVSTDLGYIHLGDPNPQVCSLEHHLRQYAHHQFYSEGGLNRPSRTEQLWVMTQMARWGDTPFPRNWVEILERICRISVFSVAARELGLDVNYSRSQIQLFDGTVFNTEDPIAYLNSLSIKRDFSVAEIILDARPGPTIAA
- the ntrB gene encoding nitrate ABC transporter permease is translated as MVTVQKRSTNGTLSNALFVKLGKQFPELVPPIAGIAVFLLIWQLFSWTPGATLPGPIQVVQKTWVFIVWPFFDLGGTNKGLGWQILASLQRVAIGYSLAAIVGIGLGILVGTSKVMSKALDPLFQLLRTVPPLAWVPISLAALRQNEPAALFVIFITAIWPILINTAVGVKQIPQDYKNVARVLQLTKRDYFFNVLIPAALPYIFTGLRIGIGLAWLAIIAAEIVMSGIVGIGFFIWDAYQNNYVSEVIIALVYIGLVGLILDKAIAYVQTLILPEEQK
- a CDS encoding CmpA/NrtA family ABC transporter substrate-binding protein translates to MDNVFNFLSRRRFLLTAGAAASSSVLLKGCLGNPPDEVLRQAGMTAPQQTAQAANVNPAQAPETATVKLGYLPIVEAAPLIIAFHKGLFAKYGMAQVELAKQANWGAARDNVEIGSQGGGVDGGQWQMPMPYGLTTGKITKGNRPIPMALVLKLNTQGNGIAIAGKHLGKGIGLQLASTKSLFGQLKATGSQFTAAYTFPQANQDFWIRYWLAAGGIDPDRDVKLLTVPAAQTVANMKTGTMDAFSTGDPWPYRIVKDKVGFLSALTAEIWKNHPEEYLALRSDWVERHPKATKAILKAVMEAQQWCDRDENREELARILSDRQYFNLPVDVLLDPLMGKYDMGDGRIINDKSMAVRYWTDSQGSVSYPYKSHDLWFLTESVRWGFLPLSILDEAKALIDQVNREDLWREAAQELGVAAAEIPKDTSRGVETFFDGIQFDPADPTAYLKSLVIKRVAI
- a CDS encoding rhodanese-like domain-containing protein, whose product is MFPKLSRQVWRRLYPGLVVVGLAALGTGGLAIAAYSNQMDIPTYIASLSTPQVTVADLQQGKLKPVVLVDVRSPEEHDEDRIGNSELVPLSDLEMGFGVIQIKAIAKAAQKGGADPTLVLYCTAGARSVKAYKLLQATGLKFVVLKGGIQEWRRQLPASQDAAILSPITLAP
- a CDS encoding sterol desaturase family protein; its protein translation is MFFHAIGGFCLLALIFIPLERWLGLRRQPILRFGWWTDVIYYFTGYCIGRGAGMLITLAVSVLMLQQKSIVAVPIATQPIWLQLFEAMLVADIGYYFAHRLLHCVPWLWRFHQVHHSAKELDWLAAVKVHPLDQVFTKVFQLVPLLLLGFSQETFAAYVLISAAIAFFIHANLKVDCGVLKWIIMTPEAHHCHHSSDPGRYNKNFAAQLPLVDWLGGTLYLPRHYRPDRYGIAEPVPSSYLQQLIHPFRRKMTYVP
- a CDS encoding NAD(P)H-quinone oxidoreductase subunit F: MAQLLLQTIWLIPCYALLGTVLSVLWFPSMIRRTGPRPAGYVNLLMTCLALLHSVLSLSAIWGQPAQEFLLPWLQVANLDLTLPILLSPTTVGACVVITGINLLAQVYAVGYMEMDWGWARFYSLLALFEAGMCTLALCNSLFFSYIVLEILTLGTYLLVGFWFNQSLVVTGARDAFLTKRVGDLFLLMGVIALLPLAGTWNFTELADWSQTAQVDPTVMALVSLALIAGPMGKCAQFPLHLWLDEAMEGPLPSTILRNSVVVATGAWVLIKLQPVLALSPIAMVALIFIGGLTAVGASLIAIAQIDIKRTLSYAVSAYMGLVFIAVGTQQTEAAFLLTLTHALAMSLLVMSIGSIIWNSVTQDLTQLGGLWSRRPISGLAFLTGLAGLVAFPPLGSFWALLKLADGLWSTQPWLVGLLLFVNGMTAFSLTRVFSLVFGGQAKQMAQRSPEIHWPMAFPMVVLLGFTLHLPLVLQAFDLLPHWATLNTDVALLLIWSTLSGISIGGVVYLGTAVPKPVQLPWVALQELLAYDFYTARFYRLSIVFAVDLVSRLTAWFDRYIVDGLVNLFGLVTLLSGQSLKYSTSGQGQFYILTILLGIGLVAVLVFTF